The Calditerrivibrio nitroreducens DSM 19672 genome window below encodes:
- a CDS encoding ABC transporter substrate-binding protein yields MKRILFGMLIAVMFVAPSFGKVIQIGITQIVEHPALDACRKGVIDKLKELGYEEGKNVKFDIQIAQGNIATANQIAKKFVGDKKDLIVAIATPSAQAVANLTKNIPIVISAITDPVGAKLVKSLEKPGGNITGTTDMSPVKEQIALFDKLNISVKRLGVIYNSGEANSRTLVNILKAVAKQRGIMVVEATVTNSSGVLMAAKSLVGKVDGIYIPTDNTVVSALESVIQVSFDNKIPVITGDTDSVVRGALASLGMDYYKLGLQTGVIVSRILKGEKPANIPVETLKDLDLFINESTAQKLGIKIDPELLKSAKKVIK; encoded by the coding sequence ATGAAGAGGATTCTGTTTGGTATGCTTATCGCTGTTATGTTTGTTGCACCATCTTTTGGCAAGGTTATACAAATTGGTATTACACAGATTGTGGAACACCCTGCGCTTGATGCATGCAGAAAAGGAGTAATCGATAAGCTGAAAGAGCTTGGTTATGAAGAAGGGAAAAATGTAAAATTTGATATTCAGATTGCTCAGGGTAATATAGCCACGGCCAATCAGATTGCTAAAAAATTTGTTGGTGATAAAAAGGATTTAATAGTTGCGATTGCTACACCTTCAGCACAGGCGGTGGCAAATCTAACTAAAAATATCCCTATAGTGATCTCCGCCATTACAGATCCTGTTGGTGCCAAACTGGTAAAGTCTCTTGAAAAACCTGGCGGAAATATAACCGGAACCACCGATATGAGTCCTGTAAAAGAACAGATTGCTCTTTTTGATAAGCTTAATATCTCTGTAAAAAGGTTGGGGGTAATCTATAACTCTGGAGAAGCAAACAGCAGAACACTCGTAAATATATTAAAAGCTGTGGCAAAGCAGAGGGGGATTATGGTGGTGGAAGCTACCGTAACAAATAGCAGTGGTGTTCTAATGGCTGCAAAATCCCTGGTGGGTAAAGTTGATGGAATATATATACCCACAGACAATACAGTAGTATCCGCTCTTGAATCTGTAATACAGGTATCTTTCGATAACAAGATTCCTGTAATAACAGGTGATACAGATTCAGTAGTGAGGGGTGCTCTGGCTTCCCTTGGTATGGATTACTACAAACTTGGTCTACAAACAGGGGTAATTGTTTCAAGGATATTAAAAGGTGAAAAGCCAGCAAACATACCTGTGGAAACATTGAAAGATTTAGATCTTTTTATAAATGAGTCAACTGCTCAAAAATTGGGCATTAAAATAGATCCAGAGCTTTTGAAATCTGCCAAAAAAGTTATTAAATAG
- a CDS encoding ABC transporter permease, translating to MSFYAFLGAIEQGLVYGIMALGVYITFRILDFPDLSVDGTFPLGASVVAVLIVHDINPYLSTIIAFLAGVVAGMITGILNTKLKILNLLSGILVMIALYSVNIRIMGQPNTSLLGYDTIFTPIEAFFDAERYMISPVVFLVVIIFLVIAMTWFFHTDIGLGMRGTGDNPKMVKAQGINNNFMVLLGLAFSNGLVALSGALVAQSQGSADVNMGIGTIVAGLASVILGEAFLEARTVFRGVLAVVLGSVVYRFAIAVALSFRVGSFQLNPSDLNLITAIIVTSALVSPGIKKVFKSRL from the coding sequence ATGAGTTTTTATGCTTTTTTAGGTGCCATAGAGCAGGGGCTTGTTTACGGAATTATGGCACTTGGGGTTTATATAACATTTAGAATTCTGGATTTTCCTGATCTTTCCGTTGACGGTACTTTTCCTCTTGGTGCATCGGTGGTGGCGGTACTTATTGTACACGATATTAATCCTTATCTTTCCACAATAATTGCCTTTCTCGCTGGAGTAGTAGCCGGGATGATCACCGGAATTCTTAACACTAAACTTAAGATTCTAAATCTTTTATCAGGTATCTTGGTAATGATAGCACTCTATTCTGTAAACATTAGAATAATGGGGCAGCCTAATACCTCATTATTGGGGTATGATACTATATTTACTCCTATAGAAGCATTTTTTGATGCTGAAAGATATATGATTTCACCGGTGGTTTTTTTAGTTGTAATAATCTTTCTGGTGATAGCCATGACCTGGTTTTTCCACACCGATATCGGTTTGGGTATGAGGGGAACAGGTGATAATCCAAAGATGGTTAAGGCCCAAGGTATCAATAATAATTTTATGGTACTTTTGGGGCTTGCTTTTTCCAATGGTCTTGTGGCTTTATCTGGAGCATTGGTTGCCCAGAGCCAGGGTTCAGCAGATGTTAATATGGGGATAGGTACAATTGTGGCTGGTCTTGCCTCTGTTATACTTGGGGAGGCATTCTTAGAGGCAAGAACTGTTTTCCGGGGTGTTTTGGCTGTGGTATTGGGTTCGGTTGTTTATAGGTTTGCAATTGCTGTTGCCCTTTCTTTTAGAGTGGGTAGCTTTCAGCTTAATCCCTCGGATTTAAACCTTATTACAGCGATTATTGTTACATCAGCACTGGTATCACCTGGAATAAAAAAAGTTTTTAAGAGTAGATTATGA
- a CDS encoding ABC transporter ATP-binding protein, translating into MIELKNVTKIFNRGTINENVAIKGLSLKIDQYDFITVIGSNGAGKSTLLNLISGNLIPEYGEIFINDKNVTNLPVYVRASFIGQVFQDPLSGTAASLTIEENLAIALKRGKKRGLGLGVKRTDREFFKEQLSKLGLGLENRLKDRVGLLSGGQRQAVTLLMATLVKPEILLLDEHTAALDPKTAAKIIELTEYFVDEYKLTVLMVTHNMRQALSLGNRTIMMHEGEIILDVRSPERDTLQVKDLLEMFARVRGEELVDDKLLLA; encoded by the coding sequence ATGATTGAGTTGAAAAATGTGACCAAGATATTCAATCGTGGAACCATTAACGAAAATGTGGCTATCAAAGGCTTATCTCTGAAGATAGATCAATATGACTTTATAACAGTAATAGGAAGTAATGGGGCTGGTAAGTCAACTTTACTAAACCTTATATCCGGCAATCTTATACCAGAGTATGGGGAGATATTTATAAATGATAAGAATGTCACAAATCTACCAGTATACGTTAGGGCAAGTTTTATAGGGCAGGTATTTCAGGATCCATTAAGTGGTACCGCAGCATCCCTTACCATTGAAGAAAACCTTGCAATAGCATTGAAAAGGGGTAAGAAAAGGGGATTAGGGCTTGGTGTAAAACGAACTGATAGGGAGTTTTTTAAAGAGCAACTTTCGAAATTGGGTTTGGGTCTCGAAAACAGACTTAAGGATCGGGTGGGGCTTCTTTCCGGTGGGCAGAGACAGGCGGTGACACTTCTTATGGCTACATTGGTAAAACCTGAAATATTACTACTGGATGAACATACGGCAGCCCTCGATCCAAAAACAGCTGCTAAAATAATAGAGCTTACAGAGTATTTTGTGGATGAATACAAGCTTACCGTGCTTATGGTTACACACAATATGAGGCAGGCTTTGAGTCTGGGAAACCGAACTATTATGATGCACGAGGGGGAGATAATCCTTGATGTAAGGTCTCCAGAAAGGGATACTTTACAGGTTAAGGATCTGCTTGAGATGTTTGCACGGGTGAGAGGGGAAGAACTTGTGGACGATAAGCTCCTTTTAGCTTGA
- a CDS encoding chromosome segregation SMC family protein: MKFKKLIIQGFKSFVDKTVIDFPDGITCIVGPNGSGKSNILDAIRWILGEQNPKELRGSDMDDIIFAGSEKRSQSNVASVTLVISDISEELAGKWGSFSEIEISRKYYRDGEREYFINNKRCKLKDIREIFFDTGLGARSISIIEQGKVEKIISASPEEIRVFFDEAAGITRFKEKKKDAEKRLEQAKENLNRVKDIISEVKEKYDALYLQVEKLKNYRELKIRRDLLDKTIYAYNYHLSLAQYQEFLKKNDEIQIKLSSSIYEYENLKKQEQNLKDEISKLESELRDKNNKVLSITEEIGGITSEVSVLQNNITTAENAKQQMNEEINSITNRLRDLSLMRESIVKLQDEIKSVVETKRSEIAELENTIEELVNQRDEYKEEVDVNRRRFLDITEKISKIRSNIIKHESEMNRLNKDISRLENEKSNILGEVSKIESLIADLKIKKDIFFNEQMVIQDSYTREKEIVNKIDEELKSLSDKLSALKVTKSTREQQLKLIEAEVKKQSYGEELSRYFDENELSLLLDYKIDDNIKKFFGDVVVFKTSNRKGVLDKLKGIKTDLKFVFEEELDYLNGRVSSFEFERIDENILRINGIYYKSGSLDKAEYIIGMKKEIVDIKDDIKEISNNIEKFDSELNEIKKIKNEKIEYIKNIENQLKELDKSIANIDIHIKNNNGIRDNLIKREITIKKEINFCTEELKKIEEGRFSDAQQLEELSKLQKELEEEYDGIKSRIDYYDEKIEESKEQLSDLKVEYSTQLEKLNSSRKEQVHIDKEITSATTKMHHLKDRLTRLMTVDINNWMNLLKMNREKLNELEKNRLILMDEKRLLEQYIIDKNEQLRSINSDLEDKMKLVKKIEQELQNIKIRIAQIKTSTENLEKIYLEKFNLSIRDEYAEFLRDTININELKNELSAIENRIEEIGPLNMAADQEYLEIEKRFRFLSGQKEDIENAIERINGIIDEIDAKTIEAFRETFQDVRKHFKEIFKILFGDGKAEISLTNESDILNTGVEIFVQPPGKRLQNMTLLSGGEKAMTACVLLFAMFLYKPSPFCFLDEIDAPLDDANIGRFAKIVQELSSKAQFVIITHNQKTMEVADYLYGVTMQEPGVSKIVSVKMGK; this comes from the coding sequence ATGAAATTTAAAAAGTTGATTATCCAGGGGTTTAAATCTTTTGTAGATAAAACTGTCATAGATTTTCCTGATGGTATTACATGTATCGTCGGTCCAAACGGCAGTGGCAAAAGCAATATACTGGATGCCATTAGATGGATACTGGGTGAACAGAATCCAAAAGAGCTGCGGGGATCAGATATGGATGACATCATATTTGCAGGCTCCGAGAAGAGAAGTCAATCCAATGTGGCATCTGTTACACTTGTTATTTCCGATATAAGTGAAGAATTGGCCGGAAAATGGGGGTCTTTTAGCGAAATTGAAATTTCCAGAAAGTATTACAGAGATGGAGAAAGGGAGTATTTCATCAATAACAAAAGGTGTAAACTCAAGGATATCAGGGAGATTTTTTTTGATACAGGTCTTGGGGCAAGAAGTATATCTATTATCGAACAGGGGAAAGTGGAAAAAATCATATCTGCATCCCCAGAAGAGATAAGGGTCTTTTTTGACGAAGCAGCAGGTATAACAAGGTTTAAAGAAAAAAAGAAAGATGCTGAAAAACGGTTGGAGCAGGCAAAAGAGAATCTAAACAGGGTTAAAGATATCATATCTGAGGTAAAAGAAAAGTATGATGCGTTGTACCTCCAGGTGGAGAAATTAAAAAATTACAGAGAATTAAAGATCCGAAGAGATCTGCTGGATAAGACGATATATGCTTACAATTATCATTTGTCCCTTGCTCAATATCAAGAATTTTTAAAGAAAAATGATGAGATACAGATCAAACTATCTTCATCGATTTATGAATATGAAAATTTGAAAAAGCAGGAACAGAATCTAAAAGATGAGATTTCAAAACTTGAATCTGAATTGAGGGATAAAAACAATAAAGTTCTTTCTATTACAGAGGAGATTGGGGGGATTACTTCGGAGGTTTCTGTTTTGCAGAATAATATAACCACCGCAGAAAATGCAAAGCAACAGATGAATGAAGAGATCAATTCCATAACAAATAGATTAAGAGATCTTTCTTTGATGAGGGAATCTATAGTAAAACTTCAGGATGAGATAAAATCGGTAGTAGAAACAAAGAGATCGGAGATAGCAGAGCTTGAGAATACGATAGAGGAGCTTGTAAATCAGAGGGACGAATATAAAGAGGAGGTAGATGTCAATCGTAGAAGATTTCTGGATATTACGGAAAAGATATCTAAAATTCGTAGTAATATAATAAAGCATGAGTCTGAGATGAATAGGCTTAATAAAGATATTTCAAGACTGGAGAATGAAAAGAGCAATATTTTGGGAGAGGTTAGTAAAATAGAGTCTCTCATTGCTGATTTGAAAATTAAAAAAGATATCTTTTTTAATGAGCAAATGGTTATTCAGGATAGTTACACAAGGGAGAAAGAGATTGTCAATAAGATAGATGAGGAGCTGAAGAGTTTATCGGATAAGCTTTCTGCTTTAAAAGTCACAAAATCTACCAGGGAGCAGCAGTTGAAATTAATTGAGGCAGAGGTGAAGAAGCAGTCTTATGGTGAAGAATTGTCCAGATATTTTGATGAAAATGAACTTTCACTTTTATTAGATTATAAAATAGATGACAATATAAAAAAATTTTTCGGTGATGTGGTGGTTTTTAAAACTTCAAACAGAAAGGGTGTCCTGGATAAACTGAAAGGTATAAAAACAGATTTGAAGTTTGTTTTCGAAGAGGAGCTGGATTATTTAAATGGTAGAGTATCTTCCTTTGAATTTGAACGAATAGATGAGAATATACTTAGGATTAATGGGATCTATTATAAATCAGGTTCACTGGACAAGGCTGAGTATATAATCGGTATGAAAAAAGAGATTGTGGATATTAAGGATGATATCAAAGAGATTTCTAATAACATTGAAAAATTTGACAGTGAATTAAATGAAATAAAGAAAATTAAAAATGAAAAGATTGAGTATATTAAAAATATTGAAAATCAGCTGAAAGAACTGGATAAATCGATAGCTAATATCGATATTCATATAAAAAACAACAATGGTATACGAGATAATCTAATCAAAAGAGAGATTACTATCAAAAAAGAGATAAATTTCTGCACAGAAGAGCTTAAAAAGATCGAAGAGGGTAGATTTAGTGATGCTCAGCAGCTGGAAGAACTTTCTAAATTACAGAAAGAGTTAGAAGAGGAGTATGATGGTATAAAAAGTAGAATCGATTACTATGATGAAAAAATAGAGGAATCAAAGGAACAACTTTCCGACCTGAAAGTGGAATACTCGACACAACTTGAAAAGCTCAATTCATCAAGAAAGGAACAGGTACATATAGACAAAGAGATCACTTCCGCAACGACTAAGATGCATCATCTAAAAGATCGGTTGACCAGATTGATGACCGTTGACATAAATAATTGGATGAATCTACTAAAGATGAATCGGGAAAAGTTAAATGAGTTGGAGAAAAATAGATTGATCTTGATGGATGAAAAGAGATTGTTGGAACAGTATATTATTGATAAAAATGAACAGTTAAGATCAATAAATTCAGATCTCGAAGATAAAATGAAGCTTGTCAAAAAAATTGAACAGGAGCTCCAGAACATCAAGATAAGGATTGCACAGATAAAAACGAGCACAGAAAACCTTGAAAAGATCTATTTAGAAAAATTTAACCTTTCCATCAGGGATGAATATGCAGAATTTTTGAGGGACACCATAAATATCAATGAACTGAAAAATGAGCTATCAGCCATTGAAAATCGCATAGAAGAGATTGGTCCATTAAATATGGCAGCTGACCAGGAGTATCTGGAGATCGAAAAGAGATTCAGGTTCCTATCTGGGCAGAAGGAGGATATAGAAAATGCTATAGAAAGGATCAATGGGATTATAGACGAGATTGATGCAAAAACTATTGAAGCATTTAGAGAAACTTTTCAGGATGTGAGAAAGCATTTTAAAGAGATATTTAAAATCCTTTTTGGTGATGGCAAGGCCGAGATATCGCTTACTAATGAATCCGACATACTGAATACGGGAGTGGAGATTTTTGTTCAACCACCAGGTAAAAGACTTCAAAATATGACGTTACTTTCTGGTGGTGAGAAGGCCATGACGGCTTGTGTTTTATTATTTGCGATGTTTCTTTATAAACCATCTCCCTTCTGTTTTCTTGATGAAATCGATGCACCTCTTGACGATGCAAATATAGGAAGATTTGCTAAAATTGTACAGGAACTATCCAGCAAAGCGCAATTTGTAATCATCACTCATAATCAGAAAACAATGGAGGTGGCGGATTATCTCTACGGTGTAACAATGCAGGAACCTGGGGTTTCTAAAATAGTGTCTGTTAAGATGGGGAAATAG
- a CDS encoding NADP-dependent isocitrate dehydrogenase, translated as MSAKKIIWTKIDEAPALATYSFLPIVQAFFKGTGIEVEEKDISLSGRILANFPDFLKPEQRIPDYLAELGELVLKPEANIIKLPNISASIPQLKAAIKELQEKGFAVPDYPEDPQTPEEKAIHARYAKVLGSAVNPVLRQGNSDRRAPISVKNYSKKNPHKMAAWDPNTKAHVAHMTQGDFYGSEKSVTIEKATSVRYEFVDKNGNIKVLKENLPLTDGEVLDSSVMNVAELRKFYKEHIEDAKNSGLLLSLHLKATMMKVSDPVMFGHAVSVFFEDVFNKHSETFKQLKVNPNNGLGDLYKKIETLPEEKRKEIEADIMAVYEKRPDLAMVDSDKGITNLHQPNDIIIDASMPVVVRDGGKMWNRQGKLQDTKAIIPDRSYATMYKEIIEDCKKNGAFDPATIGSVPNVGLMAMQAEEYGSHDKTFIAEDDGVIRIVDNNTNQVIMEQKVQKYDIFRSCQTKDIAIKDWVKLAVTRARLSNTPAVFWLDKNRAHDAQIIAKVEKYLKEHDTTGLEFHILAPQEAMRFTLKRFRAGLDTISVTGNVLRDYLTDLFPIIELGTSAKMLSIVPLINGGGLFETGAGGSAPKHVQQFLAEGYLRWDSLGEFTALCASLEHMANLYNDNKARVLSETLDKAVEKFLDNKKSPARKVGEIDNRGSHFYLALYWAEALANQTKDAELKAKFEKIYKQLSENEQKINDELIGAQGKPQDIGGYYRPDDKKASIAMRPSATLNAIIDSI; from the coding sequence ATGTCAGCAAAAAAAATTATCTGGACGAAAATTGATGAAGCACCAGCATTAGCTACCTATTCTTTTCTACCTATAGTTCAAGCCTTCTTTAAAGGGACAGGGATCGAGGTGGAAGAGAAGGATATCTCCCTTTCCGGAAGAATATTGGCCAACTTCCCGGATTTTCTTAAGCCTGAGCAGAGGATCCCCGATTATCTGGCAGAATTAGGTGAACTTGTATTGAAACCTGAGGCAAACATCATCAAACTTCCAAACATAAGCGCATCAATTCCTCAATTGAAAGCTGCCATAAAAGAGCTACAAGAAAAAGGTTTTGCTGTACCTGATTATCCAGAAGATCCTCAGACACCTGAAGAAAAAGCAATCCATGCCAGATATGCAAAAGTCTTGGGTAGTGCAGTAAATCCTGTTTTAAGACAGGGTAACTCCGATAGAAGAGCTCCAATTTCAGTAAAAAATTACTCTAAGAAAAATCCTCACAAAATGGCTGCATGGGATCCAAATACCAAGGCTCATGTTGCACACATGACTCAAGGAGACTTTTACGGTTCTGAAAAGTCTGTCACCATCGAAAAAGCGACCTCAGTAAGGTATGAATTTGTAGACAAAAATGGAAATATCAAAGTATTGAAAGAAAATCTCCCTTTGACAGATGGTGAAGTACTTGACTCCTCCGTCATGAATGTTGCTGAACTAAGGAAATTCTACAAGGAACATATTGAAGATGCCAAAAACTCTGGCCTTTTGCTTTCCCTACACCTCAAAGCTACAATGATGAAGGTTTCTGACCCTGTAATGTTTGGTCATGCAGTATCAGTATTTTTTGAAGATGTTTTTAACAAACATTCAGAAACATTCAAACAACTGAAAGTCAACCCAAATAACGGACTTGGGGATCTTTATAAAAAGATAGAAACTCTGCCAGAAGAAAAAAGAAAAGAGATAGAAGCAGATATAATGGCTGTATATGAAAAAAGACCTGATCTTGCGATGGTGGACTCTGATAAAGGGATTACAAACCTGCATCAACCTAATGACATTATAATAGATGCATCTATGCCTGTTGTAGTTAGAGATGGCGGTAAGATGTGGAACAGGCAGGGCAAACTTCAGGATACAAAAGCGATTATACCTGATAGAAGTTATGCCACAATGTACAAAGAGATAATTGAAGATTGCAAGAAGAATGGGGCATTTGACCCAGCCACAATCGGCTCTGTACCAAACGTTGGTTTAATGGCTATGCAGGCTGAAGAGTATGGTTCACACGATAAAACCTTCATAGCTGAAGATGACGGTGTGATTAGAATAGTTGACAACAACACAAACCAAGTGATAATGGAACAAAAAGTTCAAAAATATGATATATTTAGAAGCTGTCAAACCAAAGATATAGCCATCAAAGATTGGGTCAAGCTTGCAGTAACAAGAGCAAGGTTATCCAATACACCTGCAGTTTTCTGGCTTGACAAAAATAGAGCGCACGATGCACAGATCATTGCTAAGGTGGAAAAATATTTAAAAGAACATGACACCACAGGTCTTGAGTTTCATATATTAGCTCCACAGGAGGCAATGAGATTTACCCTTAAAAGATTCAGGGCTGGACTTGATACAATCTCTGTCACCGGAAATGTTTTAAGAGATTACCTGACAGACCTCTTCCCAATTATTGAGCTTGGTACAAGTGCCAAAATGCTTTCAATAGTGCCATTGATAAATGGTGGTGGTTTATTCGAAACAGGTGCCGGTGGCTCTGCTCCAAAGCATGTACAGCAGTTTTTAGCAGAAGGTTACCTCAGATGGGATTCTCTCGGTGAATTCACAGCCCTTTGTGCATCCCTTGAACATATGGCTAATCTATACAACGACAATAAAGCAAGAGTTCTTTCTGAAACACTTGATAAAGCAGTTGAAAAATTCTTAGACAATAAAAAATCACCCGCAAGAAAAGTGGGAGAAATAGACAACAGAGGAAGCCATTTCTACCTTGCTCTTTACTGGGCAGAAGCTCTTGCCAATCAGACAAAAGACGCTGAACTTAAAGCAAAATTTGAAAAGATCTATAAACAGTTAAGCGAAAATGAGCAGAAGATAAATGATGAACTTATCGGCGCCCAGGGTAAACCTCAGGATATCGGAGGATATTATAGACCAGATGATAAAAAAGCTTCCATAGCAATGAGGCCAAGTGCCACCCTTAATGCAATAATAGATTCAATATAA
- the mdh gene encoding malate dehydrogenase gives MAFKRPKIALIGGGQIGGVLAQLCALRELGDVVMFDIVQDMPQGKTLDIAEASRIDGFDVKLSGTNSYEGIAGADICIVTAGLPRKPGMSRDDLLTTNANIIKQVAEGIKTYAPDSFVIVISNPLDAMVTLMKEVTGFPANRVFGQAGVLDSSRFATFIAWELGVSVKDVNALVLGGHGDTMVPLVRYANVNGCPVMELLEQKYGAEKAKEVMEEMVKRTRNAGGEVVALLKTGSAFYSPASAAIQMAEAVIKDEKRVLPVCALLNGEYGVKNLYVGVPVVLGANGVEKIIELKLNEEEQKMMDVSVNAVKGLVEDMKRLGFLS, from the coding sequence ATGGCTTTTAAAAGACCAAAAATTGCGTTGATAGGTGGTGGACAAATCGGTGGAGTTCTTGCTCAGCTTTGTGCATTGAGAGAACTCGGTGATGTTGTAATGTTTGATATAGTTCAGGATATGCCACAAGGTAAGACTCTTGATATTGCTGAAGCTTCAAGAATCGATGGTTTTGATGTGAAGCTCAGTGGTACAAATAGTTATGAGGGTATAGCTGGGGCTGATATCTGTATTGTAACAGCTGGTCTTCCAAGAAAACCTGGTATGAGCAGGGATGATCTGCTTACAACTAATGCTAATATTATAAAACAAGTTGCAGAAGGTATTAAAACATATGCACCAGATTCTTTTGTTATCGTAATTTCAAATCCACTTGATGCTATGGTTACATTGATGAAAGAGGTTACAGGTTTTCCTGCAAATAGAGTTTTCGGTCAGGCAGGTGTACTTGATTCATCAAGATTTGCTACATTTATAGCTTGGGAGCTTGGGGTATCTGTAAAAGATGTTAATGCGCTTGTTCTTGGCGGACATGGTGATACTATGGTACCGCTTGTAAGATATGCCAACGTTAATGGTTGCCCTGTTATGGAGCTTCTTGAGCAGAAATACGGTGCTGAAAAAGCAAAAGAGGTTATGGAAGAAATGGTTAAAAGAACTAGGAATGCTGGTGGGGAAGTTGTGGCTCTTCTTAAAACCGGTTCTGCTTTCTATTCTCCAGCATCAGCAGCTATCCAAATGGCTGAGGCGGTCATCAAAGATGAAAAGAGAGTCCTTCCGGTATGCGCACTTCTGAATGGTGAATATGGCGTTAAAAATCTTTACGTGGGCGTTCCGGTAGTTTTGGGTGCCAACGGTGTAGAGAAGATCATTGAACTTAAGCTAAATGAAGAAGAGCAGAAGATGATGGATGTTTCTGTAAATGCAGTAAAAGGTCTTGTGGAGGATATGAAAAGGCTTGGCTTTTTGAGCTAA
- a CDS encoding 4Fe-4S dicluster domain-containing protein — MAKAEKIEIIEKWCKGCEICVEFCPTDAIEMRDFKVAVKDLEKCTACMQCELRCPDFAIIVYKKEKE, encoded by the coding sequence ATGGCTAAAGCTGAAAAGATAGAAATTATTGAGAAATGGTGTAAGGGCTGCGAGATTTGTGTGGAGTTTTGCCCCACCGATGCTATTGAAATGAGAGATTTCAAGGTGGCTGTAAAAGACCTTGAAAAGTGTACTGCGTGTATGCAATGTGAACTTAGATGTCCAGATTTTGCAATCATAGTTTACAAGAAAGAAAAAGAATAA
- a CDS encoding 2-oxoacid:acceptor oxidoreductase subunit alpha: MAKKVEFMMGNHAVAEGALYAGCRFFGGYPITPSTEVAERMAERLPQVGGRFIQMEDEIAAMAAVIGASIGGVKVLTATSGPGLSLKQENLGYAMLCEIPVVVVDVMRGGPSTGMPTGPSQSDIMCAKWGTHGDHPVIAVTPASVQEQFEETVRAFNLAEKYRCPVLVLTDAIIGQMMEQIEIPEPGELEVIERPKPTCKPEEYLPYDLDKDFVPFAAFGSGYRYHITGLHHNSDGFPTNDPVLHTKNTKRLIERINKNYDDIVKVEEFMTDDAEVLVFAIGVTARSAKHAVVEARNAGIKAGLIRPLTIWPFPEKHLDKILSKNKIKGIVVPEMNLGQMTLEVQRVARGRCEVEGIYSLLLDPILPAEILEKIRRFV, translated from the coding sequence GTGGCTAAAAAAGTAGAATTTATGATGGGTAACCATGCAGTAGCAGAAGGTGCCCTTTATGCTGGATGCCGTTTTTTTGGCGGTTATCCGATTACACCATCTACTGAAGTTGCTGAAAGGATGGCAGAAAGGCTTCCTCAGGTGGGTGGAAGGTTTATACAGATGGAAGATGAAATTGCCGCAATGGCTGCTGTTATTGGTGCTTCAATTGGTGGTGTTAAGGTATTGACAGCAACAAGTGGTCCTGGTTTGTCCTTAAAACAGGAAAATTTAGGCTATGCTATGCTTTGTGAGATTCCTGTGGTAGTGGTGGATGTTATGAGGGGTGGTCCATCTACAGGTATGCCAACAGGGCCAAGCCAGTCTGATATTATGTGTGCTAAATGGGGTACACATGGTGATCATCCGGTGATAGCCGTAACTCCTGCATCAGTTCAGGAGCAGTTTGAAGAGACAGTAAGAGCTTTCAATCTGGCTGAAAAATATCGTTGTCCTGTATTAGTCCTTACAGATGCCATTATAGGTCAGATGATGGAGCAGATTGAGATACCTGAGCCAGGTGAACTGGAGGTAATCGAAAGACCAAAGCCTACCTGCAAACCAGAGGAGTATCTACCTTATGATTTAGATAAAGACTTTGTTCCTTTTGCAGCGTTTGGTTCTGGTTATAGATACCACATAACAGGTCTTCATCATAATTCCGATGGTTTTCCGACAAATGACCCTGTACTTCATACAAAAAATACCAAGAGGCTTATCGAAAGAATCAATAAGAATTATGACGACATAGTAAAAGTTGAAGAGTTTATGACAGACGATGCTGAAGTTTTAGTTTTTGCAATTGGAGTTACTGCAAGGTCTGCTAAACATGCTGTGGTTGAGGCGAGAAATGCAGGTATTAAAGCAGGTCTTATAAGACCACTTACTATCTGGCCGTTCCCAGAAAAGCACCTTGATAAGATTTTGTCAAAAAATAAAATAAAAGGTATCGTAGTACCTGAGATGAACCTTGGGCAGATGACTCTGGAGGTTCAGAGAGTTGCCAGAGGTCGCTGTGAAGTGGAAGGGATTTATAGCCTGTTGTTGGATCCAATACTTCCAGCTGAGATCCTTGAAAAAATCAGGAGGTTTGTATAA